A stretch of Aerococcus urinaehominis DNA encodes these proteins:
- the fusA gene encoding elongation factor G translates to MAKREFPLEKTRNIGIMAHIDAGKTTTTERILYYTGKIHKIGETHDGGAQMDWMEQEQERGITITSAATTAQWQGHRVNIIDTPGHVDFTVEVERSLRVLDGAVTVLDAQSGVEPQTETVWRQATTYNVPRIVFVNKMDKLGADFLYSTNTIKDRLQANAVPIQLPIGAEDNFTGIIDLVKMKAEMYLDDMGQEIEETDIPEDYQELAEEWRTNLLEAVAESDEELMMAYLEGEELSEDQIKAAIRKATCNVEMFPVLCGSAFKNKGVQLMLDAVIDYLPAPTDVPPIEGHDPKHPDEVIEVRADDEGDFAALAFKVMTDPFVGRLTFFRVYRGTLESGSYVQNVSKDKRERVGRILLMHANHREEISEVFSGDIAAAVGLKDTGTGDTLADPKAPVILESMEFPEPVIEVAIEPNTKADQDKMSIALGKLAEEDPTFRASTDHETGQTIIAGMGELHLDIIVDRLKREFNVEATVGAPQVSYRETFTKPTQAEGKFVRQSGGKGQYGHVWVEFSPNEEGAGFEFEDAIVGGVVPREYIPAVEAGLEDALENGVLAGFPLVDIKAKLYDGSYHDVDSSETAFKVAASMALRNAAKTAEPVILEPMMKVDILVPEEYLGDVMGHVSSRRGRIEGQEARGNALMVNSLVPLSEMFGYATTLRSATQGRGTFTMTFDHYEAVPKSIGEEIIKQYGTKSED, encoded by the coding sequence ATGGCTAAAAGAGAATTCCCTCTTGAAAAAACACGTAATATCGGTATCATGGCCCACATCGATGCTGGTAAGACGACAACTACCGAGCGTATCTTATACTACACTGGTAAAATCCATAAGATTGGTGAGACCCACGATGGTGGCGCCCAAATGGACTGGATGGAGCAGGAACAAGAACGTGGTATCACTATCACATCTGCTGCGACAACAGCTCAATGGCAAGGTCACCGTGTAAACATCATCGATACCCCTGGACACGTGGACTTCACTGTTGAAGTTGAGCGTTCACTGCGTGTACTTGATGGTGCAGTAACTGTACTGGATGCCCAATCAGGTGTAGAACCACAAACTGAAACAGTTTGGCGCCAAGCAACTACCTATAATGTGCCACGTATTGTTTTTGTTAACAAAATGGACAAATTAGGTGCTGACTTCCTATACTCAACTAACACCATTAAGGATCGTTTGCAAGCAAATGCTGTGCCAATTCAATTACCAATTGGTGCTGAAGATAACTTCACTGGTATTATTGACCTTGTTAAGATGAAGGCTGAAATGTACCTAGATGATATGGGACAAGAAATCGAAGAGACTGACATCCCAGAAGATTATCAAGAACTTGCTGAAGAATGGCGGACAAACCTACTCGAAGCAGTTGCTGAATCAGATGAAGAATTAATGATGGCTTATTTAGAAGGTGAAGAACTTTCTGAAGACCAAATTAAAGCGGCTATCCGTAAAGCAACTTGTAATGTTGAAATGTTCCCAGTTCTTTGTGGTTCTGCCTTCAAGAACAAGGGTGTACAGCTAATGTTGGATGCGGTTATTGACTACCTACCAGCACCAACTGACGTACCACCAATTGAAGGACATGATCCTAAGCACCCTGATGAAGTAATCGAAGTGCGTGCTGATGACGAAGGTGACTTCGCAGCCCTAGCCTTCAAGGTAATGACTGACCCATTTGTAGGTCGTTTAACCTTTTTCCGCGTATACCGTGGTACCCTTGAATCAGGTTCATATGTACAAAATGTATCGAAAGACAAACGCGAACGTGTTGGTCGTATCCTATTAATGCATGCGAACCACCGTGAAGAAATTTCTGAAGTATTCTCAGGTGATATTGCAGCAGCTGTAGGTCTTAAAGATACTGGTACAGGTGATACCTTAGCTGATCCTAAGGCACCAGTGATTCTAGAATCTATGGAATTCCCTGAACCAGTTATTGAAGTAGCGATTGAGCCAAATACTAAGGCTGACCAAGACAAGATGTCTATTGCCCTTGGTAAGTTAGCTGAAGAAGATCCAACCTTCCGCGCGTCTACAGACCATGAAACTGGTCAAACAATTATCGCTGGTATGGGTGAGTTGCACTTGGATATCATCGTCGACCGCTTGAAACGTGAATTTAACGTTGAAGCGACTGTCGGTGCGCCGCAAGTATCTTACCGTGAAACCTTTACTAAACCTACTCAAGCCGAAGGTAAATTCGTACGTCAATCAGGTGGTAAGGGTCAATATGGTCATGTATGGGTTGAATTCTCACCTAACGAAGAAGGCGCAGGTTTCGAATTCGAAGATGCAATCGTTGGTGGTGTAGTACCTCGTGAATATATCCCAGCTGTTGAAGCAGGTTTAGAAGATGCCCTTGAAAATGGTGTCTTGGCTGGCTTCCCATTAGTTGATATCAAGGCTAAACTTTATGATGGTTCTTACCATGATGTCGATTCATCTGAAACTGCCTTTAAAGTTGCGGCTTCTATGGCTTTACGTAACGCTGCTAAAACTGCAGAACCAGTTATCCTTGAGCCAATGATGAAGGTAGATATCTTAGTGCCAGAAGAATACCTTGGTGATGTTATGGGCCACGTATCATCTCGTCGTGGTCGGATCGAAGGACAAGAAGCTCGTGGTAATGCCCTAATGGTTAATTCATTAGTACCATTATCTGAAATGTTTGGTTATGCAACAACCCTACGTTCAGCTACCCAAGGACGTGGTACTTTCACCATGACTTTCGACCATTATGAAGCGGTACCTAAATCAATTGGTGAAGAAATCATCAAACAATACGGTACTAAGTCTGAAGATTAA
- the rpsG gene encoding 30S ribosomal protein S7, protein MPRKGHVPKRDVLPDPIYNSKIVTRLINQLMVDGKRGKAATILYNAFDIIKEETGNQPLDVFEEAMENIKPVLETKSRRVGGSNYQVPVEVRPDRRQALGLRWLVQYARLRGEGTMEVRLAREIMDAAENTGASVRKREETHRMAEANKAFAHFRW, encoded by the coding sequence ATGCCTCGTAAAGGACATGTCCCAAAACGTGATGTACTACCCGATCCAATTTACAATTCAAAAATCGTTACTCGTTTAATCAACCAATTAATGGTTGACGGTAAACGTGGTAAAGCAGCGACTATCTTGTATAATGCTTTCGATATTATTAAAGAAGAAACTGGTAACCAACCTTTAGATGTATTCGAAGAAGCTATGGAAAACATCAAGCCAGTTCTAGAAACTAAATCTCGCCGTGTTGGTGGTTCCAACTACCAAGTACCGGTTGAAGTTCGTCCAGACCGTCGTCAAGCTTTAGGTCTACGTTGGTTAGTTCAATATGCACGCCTACGTGGTGAAGGTACCATGGAAGTTCGCCTAGCTCGTGAAATCATGGATGCAGCTGAAAACACTGGTGCTTCAGTTCGTAAACGTGAAGAAACTCACCGGATGGCTGAAGCTAACAAGGCCTTCGCTCACTTCCGCTGGTAA
- the rpsL gene encoding 30S ribosomal protein S12, with translation MPTINQLVRKPRKSAIEKSNSPALGRGYNSMKRKPTRNNSPQKRGVCTRVGTMTPKKPNSALRKYARVRLSNLLEVTAYIPGIGHNLQEHSVVLIRGGRVKDLPGVRYHIVRGALDTAGVDGRRQSRSKYGTKKPNE, from the coding sequence ATGCCTACTATTAACCAGTTAGTACGTAAGCCGCGTAAATCAGCGATTGAGAAATCTAACTCACCTGCTTTAGGTCGTGGCTATAACTCAATGAAACGTAAACCAACCCGTAACAATTCACCACAAAAACGTGGCGTTTGTACCCGTGTTGGTACCATGACACCTAAGAAACCGAACTCGGCTTTACGTAAATATGCCCGTGTTCGTTTATCAAACTTATTAGAAGTAACAGCTTATATCCCAGGTATCGGCCATAACCTACAAGAACACAGCGTTGTGTTAATCCGTGGCGGCCGTGTGAAGGACTTACCAGGGGTTCGTTACCATATTGTACGTGGTGCCCTTGATACTGCTGGTGTTGATGGACGCCGTCAAAGCCGTTCTAAATACGGTACTAAAAAACCTAACGAATAA